A region from the Anaerolineae bacterium genome encodes:
- a CDS encoding Oligopeptide transport ATP-binding protein OppD, with product MEESIPILRVQNLAVSYKTRRRIVDAVRDVSFEIWRGENLGLVGESGCGKSTVAYSIVNFLGANGFIRQGEILFRGQSLRNRTETELQRLRGAEISMVYQEPMSALNPTMRIQDQMAETLMTHRGLSKKDAYDQVLEALKRVYMPDAEGTMRRYPHQLSGGQQQRVLIAMALLNNPSLLIMDEPTTALDVTVEAAVLDLIAELQDQYQTATLYISHNMGVVARVSHKVAVMYAGEIVELADAGDIFHHPLHPYTMGLMRCLPDVDAPKGTRRLVPIPGRVPSPHQLPQGCIFSPRCEFAQEHCFHNHPVQEEIQPRHYVRCWRATEWVHETLKSECFEEEVEPCPERWDENPPRLLNLEGVKVYYPVPFQTVGGYFGLEKRRYVRAADGIDFHIQRGRTLGIVGESGCGKSTVARAIVGLEPLFDGKIEFIGLDISVPVHKRSLEIIQQMQMVFQDPNSVLNPSYCVGDQIAFTLRRFRTVSKGQIQEEVCRLLRAVKLDESYYYRMPRQLSGGEKQRIGIARAIASQPALLICDEPVSALDVSVQAAVLNLLLEIQNSQKTTMILISHDLSAVRFFSDEVAVMYLGKIVEIGPCEAIYTPPHHPYTAALLAAVPRPNPELQVSRVRLSGRVPSAVNPPAGCRFHTRCPFKVGEVCEREEPPERDFGGGHRILCHLPPDELYRITP from the coding sequence ATGGAAGAAAGCATCCCGATCTTAAGGGTTCAAAACTTAGCCGTCAGTTATAAAACTCGCAGGCGGATCGTGGATGCCGTGCGAGATGTCAGTTTTGAGATTTGGCGCGGTGAGAATCTGGGATTGGTGGGCGAGTCGGGCTGTGGCAAAAGCACGGTGGCTTATTCGATTGTTAATTTTCTGGGTGCCAATGGGTTCATTCGCCAAGGCGAAATTCTGTTTCGAGGTCAATCGTTGCGGAATCGTACCGAGACCGAGTTGCAACGTTTGCGCGGAGCGGAAATCTCGATGGTCTATCAAGAGCCGATGTCAGCCCTTAATCCGACCATGCGCATACAGGACCAGATGGCAGAGACATTGATGACCCACCGTGGCCTGAGTAAAAAGGATGCCTATGATCAGGTGTTGGAGGCATTAAAGCGCGTCTATATGCCAGACGCTGAGGGGACAATGCGTCGTTATCCGCATCAGTTATCGGGAGGCCAACAACAGCGCGTCTTGATTGCCATGGCCTTGCTGAATAATCCTTCCTTACTGATTATGGACGAACCGACCACTGCTTTGGATGTAACGGTTGAAGCAGCAGTTCTGGATTTGATCGCCGAATTACAGGATCAATATCAAACGGCAACCTTGTACATCTCCCACAATATGGGAGTGGTGGCGCGCGTCTCGCACAAAGTCGCCGTGATGTATGCTGGTGAAATCGTTGAACTGGCCGATGCAGGTGATATTTTTCACCATCCTTTGCATCCCTACACAATGGGACTGATGCGGTGTTTGCCCGATGTAGATGCGCCTAAAGGCACGCGACGGTTGGTACCGATCCCGGGTAGAGTACCCTCACCCCACCAACTGCCCCAAGGATGCATCTTTTCACCTCGCTGTGAATTTGCACAAGAGCATTGTTTCCACAATCATCCTGTGCAAGAAGAGATTCAACCCCGACATTATGTGCGGTGTTGGCGGGCAACGGAGTGGGTCCACGAAACATTGAAAAGCGAGTGTTTTGAGGAAGAGGTGGAACCATGCCCTGAGCGCTGGGATGAGAATCCGCCCCGCCTGCTTAACTTAGAAGGAGTTAAGGTCTATTATCCGGTGCCCTTTCAAACCGTTGGAGGGTATTTTGGTTTGGAAAAACGCCGCTATGTGCGCGCCGCGGATGGGATAGATTTCCATATTCAACGCGGGCGAACTTTGGGCATCGTTGGCGAGTCGGGTTGCGGGAAAAGCACTGTGGCGCGCGCAATTGTCGGTTTAGAGCCTTTATTTGATGGAAAAATTGAGTTTATCGGACTGGATATTTCTGTCCCTGTTCATAAGCGTTCTTTGGAAATCATTCAGCAAATGCAAATGGTCTTCCAGGATCCCAACAGCGTTCTGAATCCTTCTTATTGTGTTGGGGATCAAATCGCCTTTACCCTGCGGCGCTTTCGCACGGTCTCGAAAGGTCAAATTCAGGAAGAAGTATGCCGCTTACTACGGGCGGTCAAATTGGATGAAAGTTATTATTATCGCATGCCGCGCCAACTCAGCGGAGGAGAAAAACAACGCATTGGTATTGCTCGGGCTATTGCCTCCCAACCGGCGCTATTGATTTGCGATGAGCCTGTTTCAGCTCTTGACGTATCTGTCCAGGCCGCCGTATTGAATTTGCTTTTGGAAATTCAAAACAGTCAAAAGACGACCATGATTTTGATCTCACACGATCTCAGCGCGGTGCGCTTTTTCTCAGATGAGGTCGCAGTGATGTATTTAGGAAAAATCGTTGAAATTGGTCCTTGTGAAGCTATTTACACGCCTCCCCATCATCCGTATACCGCGGCCTTGCTGGCTGCTGTACCGCGCCCAAATCCAGAGTTGCAAGTTTCCCGTGTGCGTCTTAGCGGTCGAGTCCCGAGTGCGGTGAATCCTCCCGCTGGTTGCCGTTTTCACACCCGCTGTCCCTTTAAAGTTGGGGAGGTTTGTGAGCGCGAAGAACCTCCTGAGCGCGATTTTGGAGGTGGACATCGCATTCTCTGTCAT
- a CDS encoding Dipeptide transport system permease protein DppC encodes MAHSFTLMRKSSSGGGSASEEIRPPSLGRRLQDFLALIWASPTAMVGLFIVLIWVILAVFAPQISHYTPYEQDYTQINKPPSGQHFLGTDHLGRDVLARLLFGARTILLLGPASVFVAFLVGIALGLPAGYYGGWIDETIMRVLDAFMAFPTILLYMIIISALGPSALNVVIAIAIGGTPGIARLVRALTMDIRTREYVAAAKLRGDSDAVIMLREILPNCRGPLIVDFLMRVGYAAFYIGTLGFLGLGLPPPTPDWGGMVQEGHTRMTVNVWPVLTATLSIISLVIGLNLFADGLREESMRYQ; translated from the coding sequence ATGGCACATAGCTTTACATTAATGCGAAAATCCTCGTCTGGAGGTGGCTCTGCTTCTGAAGAGATTCGTCCACCCAGCCTTGGACGGAGATTGCAGGATTTTCTGGCTTTGATTTGGGCTTCACCGACGGCAATGGTTGGTCTGTTCATCGTTTTGATTTGGGTGATCCTGGCTGTTTTTGCCCCCCAAATCAGCCACTATACGCCTTACGAACAGGACTATACCCAAATCAATAAGCCTCCCTCCGGTCAGCATTTTCTTGGTACAGATCATTTGGGACGTGATGTGTTGGCGCGTCTGTTGTTTGGGGCGCGCACAATTTTGCTGCTCGGGCCAGCTTCAGTTTTTGTTGCTTTTCTGGTAGGGATTGCCTTAGGTCTGCCGGCCGGCTATTATGGCGGTTGGATCGATGAAACGATTATGCGCGTTCTGGATGCCTTTATGGCGTTTCCGACCATTTTGCTTTACATGATCATTATCTCTGCTTTAGGTCCATCTGCCTTGAACGTGGTAATTGCCATAGCGATTGGAGGCACGCCCGGTATAGCTCGTTTGGTCCGCGCTTTAACCATGGATATCCGCACCCGAGAATATGTGGCTGCAGCCAAGTTGCGTGGCGACTCAGATGCAGTGATTATGTTACGGGAGATACTGCCAAACTGTCGTGGTCCCCTCATCGTTGACTTCCTGATGCGTGTCGGTTATGCTGCCTTCTATATCGGAACGCTCGGTTTTCTCGGTTTGGGTCTGCCGCCACCCACACCCGATTGGGGTGGGATGGTTCAGGAAGGACATACCCGCATGACCGTAAATGTCTGGCCGGTTCTAACCGCAACGCTCTCGATTATCAGTCTCGTTATCGGCCTGAATTTGTTTGCGGATGGCTTGCGGGAAGAAAGCATGCGTTATCAATGA
- a CDS encoding Dipeptide transport system permease protein DppB, giving the protein MARYILRRLFTMLLTMMLVSILVFAIVEIAPGNVARNILGAYATPEQERSMQNQLGLDRPVFIRYISWLFGSDWQAERLVGYSLKEITISEGTVQKYRQWWAVDPNGNLVQWDVENGQLFRLIRQEDGSVLKVDDNASWKVNENGRRYFWGIDNANRAALWVEGEGGIEYRYEYSGWIAQTDSPLDYIPLSKGLIRGDAGISLRYKRPVSEVIARRFVNSLILAALAIAFSIPVAVLLGLIAGLNEGKFLDRFISVSSLVTAASPDFATGILLIMIFALWLKLLPGATVFMEELAVLKQPKLLVLPVLTVSLVEIGYVVRMTRASVVEVMNSAYVRTAILKGLSRSRIIFRHVLRNAMMAPITVIMLHVNWFIGGLVVVESVFGYPGLGNLILNAALYKDVYTIEACSMILIALAVGTQLIADVIYAAINPRIRYT; this is encoded by the coding sequence ATGGCACGATACATCTTGCGGCGCTTATTTACAATGTTACTGACGATGATGCTGGTCTCGATTCTGGTTTTTGCCATTGTCGAGATCGCCCCTGGGAATGTAGCCCGCAATATCCTCGGGGCTTATGCTACTCCAGAGCAAGAGCGATCGATGCAAAATCAATTGGGTCTTGATCGCCCGGTGTTCATTCGCTATATTTCATGGCTTTTTGGTTCGGATTGGCAGGCTGAACGACTGGTGGGATATTCCCTGAAGGAGATCACGATTAGCGAAGGAACGGTACAGAAATACCGACAATGGTGGGCAGTTGACCCTAATGGAAATTTGGTGCAATGGGATGTTGAGAACGGACAATTATTCCGCCTGATCCGTCAGGAGGATGGCAGTGTATTAAAAGTCGATGATAATGCCAGTTGGAAGGTAAACGAAAATGGGCGACGCTACTTTTGGGGGATTGACAATGCCAATCGAGCTGCTCTCTGGGTGGAAGGTGAGGGAGGAATTGAATATCGCTATGAATATTCGGGATGGATTGCCCAAACCGATTCGCCGCTGGATTATATCCCTCTCAGTAAGGGATTGATCCGCGGCGATGCAGGGATTTCCCTGCGTTACAAACGACCTGTTTCTGAAGTGATTGCCAGGCGTTTTGTCAATTCTCTTATTTTAGCTGCTCTGGCGATTGCTTTCTCGATCCCTGTGGCGGTTTTGCTGGGTTTAATAGCCGGATTGAACGAGGGAAAATTCCTCGATCGTTTTATTTCGGTATCCAGCCTGGTGACCGCGGCTTCGCCAGATTTTGCGACCGGCATTCTCTTGATTATGATCTTTGCCCTGTGGTTGAAACTCTTGCCTGGAGCAACCGTGTTCATGGAAGAATTGGCTGTCCTGAAACAACCGAAATTGCTGGTTCTCCCGGTGCTAACGGTAAGTCTGGTAGAGATTGGCTATGTGGTGCGGATGACGCGTGCCAGTGTGGTTGAGGTAATGAACAGTGCATACGTGCGTACAGCCATTTTGAAGGGTTTGAGTAGAAGTCGTATTATCTTCAGGCATGTGCTGCGTAATGCCATGATGGCTCCGATTACGGTGATCATGTTGCATGTCAACTGGTTTATCGGAGGTCTGGTTGTGGTTGAGTCGGTCTTTGGTTATCCTGGGTTGGGAAATCTCATCCTCAACGCAGCTTTGTACAAGGATGTATATACCATCGAAGCTTGTTCCATGATCCTGATCGCTCTGGCTGTGGGAACACAGTTGATCGCCGATGTGATCTACGCCGCGATCAACCCGCGCATCCGTTACACCTAG
- a CDS encoding Trimethylamine methyltransferase family protein, whose amino-acid sequence MIETHGTQMTSAHYARMGHEECERIHLASLEILWRVGVDVHDEKARTLLAKAGAKVDGIRVRLPEHLVEKALLTVPKRITLYDRNGKVAMRAGGYSSYFGGGSDCLNILDHRTGQRRKPTLQDVKEAAILMDALPEIDFVMSAFLPEEVDQRIYDRYQMEVMLNNTTKPIVFVTPDFEGCVAAVEMCEIVAGGAEAFQRKPFATCYINVTSGLVANIEATQKCMYLAEKGLPQLYIPLNAGGVNSPVTTAGCLASMNAGTLLGITLSQLVREGAAVAVPGWNGGPYNLKTMVGNYVLADEQGVATSMGKYYDLPVFGLGGSTDSKVLDQQCAFEATISLVTALLHGANIVHDVGFMDAGLQGSLQLIVLCNEFLGFLRAATKGVVVDDETLAIDVIEELGPTGSYLSHPHTLRHYKEPFYSKLIDKNPHSVWLKRGGTSMEARAAQMVDEILQSHQVEPLPPSIQKDLRKVVEREQAWINAHGV is encoded by the coding sequence ATGATTGAGACACATGGTACGCAGATGACCAGCGCTCATTACGCTCGGATGGGTCATGAAGAATGCGAACGCATTCATCTTGCCAGTCTGGAAATTCTCTGGCGGGTGGGGGTAGATGTCCATGATGAGAAAGCCCGCACCCTGCTCGCCAAAGCCGGAGCAAAGGTTGATGGCATTCGTGTCCGTTTGCCGGAGCATCTGGTGGAAAAAGCGTTATTGACGGTGCCAAAACGAATCACCCTGTATGACCGCAACGGTAAGGTTGCCATGCGGGCGGGAGGCTATAGCTCCTATTTTGGCGGTGGGTCGGATTGTTTGAACATCCTGGATCACCGCACCGGTCAGAGACGTAAGCCAACCCTTCAAGATGTAAAAGAAGCTGCAATCTTGATGGATGCCCTGCCGGAAATCGACTTTGTGATGTCGGCATTTCTTCCTGAGGAAGTTGATCAGCGGATTTACGATCGCTATCAGATGGAAGTGATGCTGAATAATACAACCAAGCCAATTGTCTTTGTGACCCCGGATTTCGAGGGTTGTGTTGCGGCAGTAGAAATGTGCGAAATTGTAGCCGGTGGCGCTGAAGCTTTTCAACGCAAGCCGTTTGCAACCTGCTACATTAATGTGACCTCAGGTTTGGTAGCAAACATCGAAGCTACGCAAAAGTGTATGTATCTGGCCGAAAAGGGGTTGCCTCAACTGTATATTCCACTCAATGCTGGCGGCGTGAACTCACCGGTAACCACTGCAGGCTGTCTGGCTTCAATGAATGCCGGAACGTTGCTGGGAATTACTTTATCTCAACTGGTGCGCGAAGGCGCAGCCGTTGCTGTGCCGGGTTGGAATGGAGGTCCCTATAACCTCAAGACAATGGTCGGCAACTATGTCCTGGCAGATGAGCAGGGTGTGGCGACTTCGATGGGCAAATATTACGATTTACCGGTGTTCGGTTTGGGAGGCAGCACCGACTCGAAGGTGCTTGATCAGCAATGTGCTTTCGAAGCGACCATCAGTTTAGTCACAGCATTGTTACATGGAGCAAATATTGTTCACGATGTGGGCTTCATGGATGCAGGGTTACAGGGATCACTGCAATTGATTGTCTTGTGCAACGAATTTTTGGGTTTCCTGCGCGCGGCAACCAAAGGCGTTGTCGTCGATGACGAAACCTTAGCCATTGATGTGATTGAGGAACTAGGACCTACCGGAAGTTATCTGAGCCATCCTCATACATTGCGGCATTACAAAGAACCGTTTTACTCGAAATTGATCGACAAGAATCCACACTCGGTGTGGCTGAAGCGGGGTGGTACCTCGATGGAAGCTCGGGCTGCTCAAATGGTCGATGAAATCTTACAAAGCCACCAGGTTGAACCACTCCCGCCGAGCATTCAAAAGGATCTCCGCAAGGTCGTTGAGCGCGAACAAGCGTGGATCAATGCACATGGTGTCTAG